The Parvularculales bacterium region GGTCAGATTGCATTCCACATTCAAAGATCGCTGAACTGGAGTCTGGGAGCCGCCATCAGCGTTATCCTTCTAACGGCGGTCTTTATCCTGTATTACTTATACAATCGGCTGGCCGGTGCAGAAAATGTGAGGCTCGGGTAATTCCATGGCCCTACCTCCTTCCGCTAGCCTTTTTGAAAGAATATGGTACGTCTTTTTTCGAGTGATATGTGGCGCCGTCCTTATTTTTTTGATTGCACCTATTTTGATTATTATTCCCTTGTCGTTCAATGCGGAGCCGTATTTTACGTTTACGCCGGGAATGTTGACATTAGATCCGGACGCTTTTTCTCTGCGCTGGTACAAAGATGTCATAACCAACGGCATGGCTGCACCGGAAGATCCTTTCTCCTTCGCATGGTTACTGGATAGTTGGCAAAACTCCCAATGGATTCATTCCGCTAAAAACAGTTTTTTTATTGCCATCTGTGCTACAGCACTGGCAACATCATTGGGGACCCTTGCTGCTCTGGGCATAAGCCGTGCCAACATGCCTTTCCGTGCGTTAATCATGAGTCTGCTTATCTCGCCTATGATTGTGCCCATTATTATTACAGCAACGGGTCTGTTTTTCTTTTATTCCTCTATTGGTCTAGCACAAACCCATCTGGGCATTATTTTAGCACACGCCACTCTCGGCATCCCTTTTGTGATTATCACCGTAACGGCTACTCTGGCCAGTTTTGATCAGAATCTGAGCCGGGCAGGTGCTAGCCTTGGCGCAACCGCACCAACAGTATTTTTCAAAATAACCCTACCTCTTATCTTACCGGGAGTGATAGCCGGTGCACTGTTTGCGTTTGCCCTTTCTTTTGATGAGGTTGTCACGATTTTGTTTCTGGCCGGTTTTGAACAACGCACCATTCCGCGGCAGATGTGGGCGGGCCTCCGCGAGCAGATAAGTCCGACAATTTTAGCCGTGGCCTCTATTTTGATATTGCTTTCCGTCATGCTATTATCAAGTATTGAGATATTACGCCGACGGTCTGAGATTGCGGGACGAACGGGCTCCTGACGGTGATATTTTTTCAACCCTTAAATTGTAAAACCT contains the following coding sequences:
- a CDS encoding ABC transporter permease, giving the protein MALPPSASLFERIWYVFFRVICGAVLIFLIAPILIIIPLSFNAEPYFTFTPGMLTLDPDAFSLRWYKDVITNGMAAPEDPFSFAWLLDSWQNSQWIHSAKNSFFIAICATALATSLGTLAALGISRANMPFRALIMSLLISPMIVPIIITATGLFFFYSSIGLAQTHLGIILAHATLGIPFVIITVTATLASFDQNLSRAGASLGATAPTVFFKITLPLILPGVIAGALFAFALSFDEVVTILFLAGFEQRTIPRQMWAGLREQISPTILAVASILILLSVMLLSSIEILRRRSEIAGRTGS